A genomic segment from Streptomyces sp. NBC_00459 encodes:
- a CDS encoding jacalin-like lectin translates to MRRLFACLAAGAAVLGGLTVAAPPASAADSGSFSVLTYNVAGLPEAISSAPTPRESSTTTIGQRIAPYDIVNVQEDFNYHATLYAADTAHAYRTATSGGAGIGSGLNTLSKIAYDEDDFERVGWNSCTYGSGDCLTPKGFTFMRERLAEGVYVDFYNLHTNAGTNADDLVARADNLSQLSDFIATHSAGNAVVVMGDTNTRYTRSGDTIAEFAAANGLTDAWVQLIRGGTPPTKGSDALVCDQTGTTVPNTCEVVDKILYRGSKLVSLNATSYNNEHAKFLTDAGLMLSDHDPLTAGFTWSRNTAFQLSDQFGGPHGDYYNDIDAVPAGARATTVALRAGSRVDQLSVTLANGTTLAHGGTGGTASSLTLGSTEYVTTAYLCQGVKDDRTRIFYAKFTTNLGRTLAGGTTTSDCVTRTTPSGWQIAGFHGRSGDEVDKIGFIYTQR, encoded by the coding sequence ATGCGCAGACTCTTCGCCTGTCTGGCGGCCGGCGCCGCCGTTCTCGGCGGACTCACCGTGGCCGCTCCGCCCGCCTCGGCCGCCGACTCGGGCAGCTTCAGCGTCCTCACCTACAACGTGGCCGGCCTGCCCGAGGCCATCTCCAGCGCACCCACGCCCCGCGAGTCCAGCACCACGACGATCGGCCAGCGCATAGCGCCGTACGACATCGTCAACGTCCAGGAGGACTTCAACTACCACGCGACCCTCTACGCGGCCGACACCGCGCACGCCTACCGCACCGCGACCAGCGGTGGCGCCGGCATCGGCAGCGGCCTCAACACCCTGTCGAAGATCGCCTACGACGAGGACGACTTCGAGCGGGTCGGCTGGAACTCCTGCACCTACGGCTCCGGCGACTGTCTGACCCCCAAGGGCTTCACCTTCATGCGTGAACGCCTCGCCGAGGGCGTCTACGTCGACTTCTACAACCTGCACACCAACGCCGGCACCAACGCCGACGACCTCGTCGCCCGCGCCGACAACCTCAGCCAGCTCAGCGACTTCATCGCCACCCACTCCGCCGGCAACGCGGTCGTGGTCATGGGCGACACCAACACCCGCTACACCCGCTCCGGCGACACCATCGCCGAGTTCGCCGCCGCCAACGGCCTCACCGACGCCTGGGTCCAGCTGATCCGCGGCGGCACCCCGCCCACCAAGGGAAGCGACGCCCTGGTCTGCGACCAGACCGGGACCACCGTCCCCAACACCTGCGAGGTCGTCGACAAGATCCTCTACCGCGGCAGCAAGCTCGTCTCTCTCAACGCCACGTCCTACAACAACGAGCACGCCAAGTTCCTCACGGACGCCGGGCTCATGCTCTCCGACCACGACCCCCTCACCGCCGGTTTCACCTGGTCGCGCAATACCGCCTTTCAGCTCAGCGACCAGTTCGGCGGCCCGCACGGCGACTACTACAACGACATCGACGCCGTACCGGCGGGCGCCCGCGCCACCACGGTCGCCCTGCGCGCCGGCTCCCGGGTCGACCAGCTGAGCGTGACCCTGGCGAACGGCACCACGCTCGCCCACGGCGGAACGGGCGGCACCGCGTCCTCGCTGACGCTGGGCAGCACCGAGTACGTGACGACGGCGTATCTGTGCCAGGGAGTCAAGGACGACCGCACAAGGATCTTCTACGCGAAGTTCACGACCAACCTCGGCCGCACCCTGGCCGGCGGGACCACCACCTCCGACTGCGTGACCCGCACCACGCCGAGCGGCTGGCAGATCGCCGGCTTCCACGGACGCTCCGGCGACGAGGTCGACAAGATCGGCTTCATCTACACCCAGCGCTGA
- a CDS encoding polysaccharide deacetylase family protein — protein MRTRVLLPSLLLLGSLSLTAACASGSTGTSDDTATATATATTGARPGSSSGAEPVRAVDPAKIKGLQIVNDSSEDSSCPFAASYPDVPGAEAMTAAMKKDVERRLAIVRESCEDGDGTGPEGELNVSHQFLVASGDVLGVRLTTQDHSAAGSGLSLRTYWYDGRAGAYRTALALVGDGSRDALLSALKKQLDGREGTDAGMVDEAFGDPSNLAAVLDDMAFTGDGGMRVTFDRGEVGAPAAGPYVVTVPRATVTPWLSAFGRRVQQQTVRPTGSLDLGAASTPTAAVPTHTASGDDDTDCAKVRCVALTFDDGPAAPETGTLLTYLAQYNARATFFTVGQNVAAHPDLVRAEARAGNEVGNHSWNHPDLTKLTPRQVAYQLDRTSAAIKAATGRAPTLFRPPYGAVNSTVRHATTLSPVLWTLDTEDWKYPDAAKISQTVIGKVQRNDVVLLHDIHPTSVAAVPEILRTLTARGYHFVTVSHLRATM, from the coding sequence ATGCGTACACGCGTCCTTCTCCCCTCCCTCCTGCTGCTCGGCTCGCTCTCCCTGACGGCGGCCTGCGCGTCCGGGTCCACCGGGACATCCGACGACACCGCGACCGCGACCGCGACCGCGACCACCGGAGCACGGCCCGGATCGTCCTCCGGTGCCGAGCCGGTACGGGCCGTGGATCCCGCGAAGATCAAGGGTCTGCAGATCGTCAACGACAGCAGCGAGGACAGCTCCTGCCCCTTCGCGGCAAGCTATCCGGACGTACCCGGCGCCGAGGCGATGACGGCCGCGATGAAGAAGGACGTGGAGCGGCGACTGGCGATCGTCCGCGAGTCGTGCGAAGACGGCGACGGGACCGGCCCCGAAGGCGAACTCAACGTCAGCCACCAGTTCCTGGTCGCCTCCGGAGACGTCCTCGGCGTCCGGCTCACCACCCAGGACCACTCCGCGGCAGGGAGCGGGCTGAGCCTGCGCACCTACTGGTACGACGGACGGGCGGGCGCGTACCGCACCGCGCTCGCGCTCGTCGGCGACGGCTCCCGCGACGCCCTCCTCTCCGCCCTGAAGAAGCAGCTCGACGGACGGGAGGGCACGGACGCGGGGATGGTGGACGAGGCGTTCGGGGACCCGTCGAACCTGGCCGCCGTCCTGGACGACATGGCCTTCACGGGCGACGGCGGAATGCGGGTGACCTTCGACCGGGGCGAGGTCGGTGCCCCCGCCGCCGGCCCCTATGTCGTGACCGTCCCCAGGGCGACGGTCACCCCCTGGTTGTCCGCCTTCGGCAGGCGTGTCCAGCAGCAGACCGTCCGGCCGACCGGCTCGCTCGACCTCGGAGCGGCCTCCACCCCCACCGCCGCCGTGCCCACCCACACGGCCTCCGGCGACGACGACACCGACTGCGCGAAGGTCAGGTGCGTCGCGCTGACCTTCGACGACGGGCCCGCCGCGCCGGAGACGGGGACCCTGCTGACGTACCTCGCGCAGTACAACGCCCGGGCCACCTTCTTCACGGTCGGCCAGAACGTCGCCGCCCACCCCGACCTGGTGCGCGCCGAGGCACGGGCCGGCAACGAGGTGGGCAACCACTCCTGGAACCACCCCGATCTCACCAAGCTCACCCCCCGACAGGTCGCCTACCAGCTCGACCGCACGAGCGCCGCCATCAAGGCCGCGACCGGCAGGGCCCCCACCCTCTTCCGCCCGCCCTACGGCGCCGTCAACAGCACCGTCCGTCACGCCACCACGCTCTCCCCCGTGCTGTGGACCCTGGACACCGAGGACTGGAAGTACCCCGACGCCGCGAAGATCTCGCAGACGGTCATCGGCAAGGTGCAGCGCAACGACGTCGTCCTTCTGCACGACATCCATCCCACATCGGTCGCAGCGGTCCCCGAGATCCTCCGGACACTGACCGCCCGCGGCTACCACTTCGTCACCGTCAGCCACCTGCGCGCCACGATGTGA
- a CDS encoding nSTAND1 domain-containing NTPase: MGRREKPLDPDAGPAQRLAHELRLLREKAGKPPYREMAEKAGYSTTALSQAAAGDQLPSLAVVRAYVQVLDADPDEWERRWREADAEVRAPSAEERAPYRGLARFEPGDSDLFFGRDRQVGELMGLVRGHRFAAVFGPSGSGKSSLLRAGLVPALRQTQGTERPSVIRVLTPGEQPARTHEEALVAKDGDLDTWVIVDQFEELFTLCHDRRERDRFLDLLLRARDSESRLRVAVAVRGDFYGHCGAHRELAAAVSRANLLVGPMSRDELREVITRPATAAGLNVERALTAHVIEEVADRPGALPMLSHALLETWRRRRGRTLSLAAYEEAGGVHGAIAATAEQLYGELTPEQARIARRVLLRLIAPGDGAADTRRPAPRTELGPDVQDVLERLAAARLIALDGDTVELSHEVLITGWPRLAGWIEEGRERLRAQRLLGESARAWEQLDQDAGALFRGTRLTQAEELFTGQPQDDLAARERAFLDASRAARDTEREAGTRAARRTRLLALGLSVFLVLALAAGLLAWQRDRASDEEAAKAAARRLATVADSLRSADPRAAALLSVAAWRLAPLTESRSALLDALARPERDAFTDPRTGENVERFLTDQGRALITVAGAEATVRDVTDHRVTATYRLPSGTEASDAGLDARFLVLTGQDGDELWDLAARRAVAELGDAVHWAAPDGSAYVTSPAGDPGPVTVYRASDGKAVFTTEVPRTLTAVAVGPGGRLLALCPAEGAPQVWDTVHGKRLPGAWDKADGAVCGTGSGADGGFRLLRFGGDGRRLAVVFGNTATVWDVSGGQEVADFQSGGTGGFTQAVLSPDGRFLATADDQEIAAWSLDLGGGQVFHTPLAGAEVSGLTWTPGKGRTLRYLDGATVRTYDLSDRLDAHWQSTPADATALSPDGTVLATATRSGSGYRFELRSTRTGAVLVHAMLGALSADSDDGPPRLAFSPDGRALAVADTVSSHGILRQRFSLWDVPAHRVRTSFDTSGAADRIVSALALGPGGRTLLAARSSAEGGAAEVWDTTSRRRTATLSGLDADRLALRPDGRLLAGSADRYAELPSGHVSSGALADGRQVTALAFSPDGSRLAVGDSTGHVTLWDGDLRHRMGILTGTSDTNPVGEPEAVGALAFSPDGAVLAVGGLQRTLRLWDTAGQRLLGSDLPTPGDEIDTLAFTHDGATLYAGGPNVLLQRHPVGPDDVVRILCDRAGGGLTRAQWRTYVPDASYRQVCGTAR, encoded by the coding sequence GTGGGACGACGCGAGAAGCCGCTGGACCCGGATGCGGGGCCGGCGCAGCGGCTGGCGCACGAGCTGCGTCTGCTGCGCGAGAAGGCGGGGAAGCCGCCGTACCGGGAGATGGCCGAGAAGGCGGGCTATTCGACGACCGCCCTGTCCCAGGCGGCGGCAGGCGACCAGTTGCCCTCGCTCGCGGTGGTGCGGGCGTACGTCCAGGTGCTGGACGCCGATCCGGACGAGTGGGAGCGGCGCTGGCGGGAGGCGGACGCGGAGGTTCGGGCGCCCTCGGCCGAGGAGCGGGCGCCCTACCGGGGGCTGGCCCGCTTCGAGCCGGGTGACAGCGACCTGTTCTTCGGCCGGGACCGGCAGGTCGGCGAGCTGATGGGCCTGGTGCGCGGGCACCGGTTCGCAGCCGTGTTCGGTCCCTCCGGCAGCGGCAAGTCGTCCCTCCTGCGGGCGGGGCTCGTCCCCGCGTTGCGACAGACGCAGGGCACCGAACGTCCGTCGGTGATCCGGGTGCTCACGCCCGGTGAACAGCCGGCACGCACGCACGAGGAGGCCCTCGTCGCGAAGGACGGCGACCTTGACACCTGGGTGATCGTCGACCAGTTCGAGGAACTGTTCACCCTCTGCCACGACCGCCGGGAGCGCGACCGCTTCCTCGACCTGCTGCTGCGCGCCCGCGATTCCGAGAGCCGGCTGCGGGTGGCCGTCGCCGTGCGCGGTGACTTCTACGGCCATTGCGGCGCCCACCGGGAGCTGGCCGCGGCGGTCAGCCGGGCGAACCTGCTGGTCGGGCCCATGAGCCGGGACGAACTGCGGGAAGTGATCACGCGGCCCGCGACGGCCGCGGGCCTGAACGTGGAGCGCGCACTGACCGCCCATGTCATCGAAGAGGTCGCCGACCGGCCCGGCGCTCTGCCGATGCTCTCGCACGCCCTGCTGGAGACCTGGCGCCGCCGCCGCGGCCGTACCCTCAGCCTGGCCGCATACGAGGAGGCGGGCGGCGTGCACGGTGCGATCGCCGCGACCGCCGAGCAGCTCTACGGCGAGTTGACGCCGGAGCAGGCCCGCATCGCCCGCCGCGTCCTGTTGCGGCTGATCGCACCCGGGGACGGCGCGGCCGACACCCGCCGCCCGGCGCCCCGGACGGAGCTGGGGCCCGACGTGCAGGACGTACTGGAACGCCTCGCCGCCGCCCGGCTGATCGCGCTGGACGGCGACACCGTCGAACTGTCCCACGAGGTGCTGATCACCGGCTGGCCCCGGCTGGCGGGCTGGATCGAGGAGGGCCGCGAGCGGCTGCGCGCGCAGCGGCTCCTCGGCGAGTCGGCCCGTGCCTGGGAGCAACTGGACCAGGACGCGGGCGCGCTGTTCCGGGGGACACGGCTGACCCAGGCCGAGGAACTGTTCACCGGGCAGCCCCAGGACGACCTCGCGGCGCGGGAGCGCGCCTTCCTCGACGCCTCGCGTGCGGCGCGCGACACCGAACGGGAAGCCGGGACACGGGCCGCCCGCCGTACCCGGCTGCTCGCCCTGGGGCTTTCCGTGTTCCTCGTGCTCGCGCTGGCCGCTGGTCTGCTGGCCTGGCAGCGCGACCGGGCGAGTGACGAGGAGGCGGCCAAGGCCGCTGCCCGCCGTCTGGCCACCGTGGCCGACAGCCTGCGCTCCGCGGACCCCCGTGCCGCCGCTCTCCTCTCCGTCGCGGCCTGGCGGCTCGCCCCGCTGACCGAGTCCCGCTCGGCCCTGCTCGACGCCTTGGCCCGACCTGAGCGAGACGCCTTCACCGACCCTCGGACGGGCGAGAACGTCGAGCGATTCCTCACCGATCAGGGCCGGGCCCTCATCACCGTCGCGGGCGCCGAGGCGACCGTCCGCGACGTGACCGACCACCGCGTCACCGCCACCTACCGCCTGCCGAGCGGCACAGAAGCGTCGGACGCCGGCCTCGATGCCCGCTTCCTCGTCCTCACCGGTCAGGACGGGGATGAGCTGTGGGACCTCGCCGCCCGCAGAGCCGTCGCCGAACTGGGCGACGCGGTCCACTGGGCGGCGCCCGACGGCAGCGCCTACGTCACCAGCCCGGCGGGTGATCCCGGGCCGGTGACGGTGTACCGGGCGAGCGACGGCAAGGCTGTGTTCACCACTGAAGTGCCGCGCACCCTCACCGCTGTCGCCGTCGGCCCGGGCGGTCGTCTCCTCGCCCTGTGCCCGGCCGAAGGTGCACCCCAGGTGTGGGACACCGTCCACGGCAAGAGGCTGCCGGGCGCATGGGACAAGGCGGACGGCGCCGTCTGCGGCACCGGCTCGGGGGCGGACGGCGGCTTCCGGCTGCTGCGGTTCGGCGGGGACGGGCGTCGGCTGGCCGTGGTCTTTGGGAACACGGCCACGGTCTGGGACGTCTCCGGAGGACAGGAGGTCGCCGACTTCCAGAGCGGCGGTACCGGCGGCTTCACCCAGGCCGTCCTCTCTCCGGACGGGCGATTCCTGGCCACCGCCGACGACCAGGAGATCGCCGCGTGGTCGCTGGACCTGGGCGGCGGGCAGGTCTTCCACACACCGCTGGCGGGCGCCGAGGTCAGCGGGCTGACATGGACACCGGGGAAGGGCCGGACGCTTCGCTATCTCGACGGCGCCACTGTTCGCACGTACGACCTGAGCGACCGCCTGGACGCCCACTGGCAGAGCACACCGGCCGACGCGACCGCACTCAGCCCGGACGGCACCGTGCTGGCCACCGCCACCCGCTCCGGCTCCGGCTACCGCTTCGAACTGCGCTCCACCCGCACCGGCGCCGTCCTTGTCCACGCCATGCTCGGTGCTTTGTCGGCCGACAGCGACGACGGGCCGCCGCGGCTGGCCTTCAGTCCGGACGGCCGGGCCCTCGCCGTCGCCGACACCGTCTCCTCGCACGGAATCCTGCGGCAGCGCTTCAGCCTCTGGGACGTCCCCGCACACCGGGTCCGTACGTCGTTCGACACATCGGGGGCGGCGGACCGCATCGTCTCCGCGCTCGCCCTCGGTCCGGGCGGCCGGACGCTGCTGGCCGCGCGTTCCAGCGCCGAAGGCGGGGCGGCCGAAGTCTGGGACACCACCTCCCGGCGCCGCACGGCCACTCTGAGCGGCCTCGATGCGGACAGGCTCGCCCTGCGGCCCGACGGACGACTGCTCGCCGGTTCCGCCGACCGGTACGCCGAGCTGCCGTCCGGACACGTGAGCTCAGGGGCCCTGGCCGACGGTCGGCAGGTCACCGCCCTGGCCTTCAGCCCCGACGGTTCCCGGCTGGCCGTCGGGGACTCGACCGGGCACGTCACGCTGTGGGACGGCGACCTGCGTCACCGGATGGGCATCCTGACCGGGACCTCCGACACCAATCCCGTGGGTGAACCCGAGGCCGTGGGCGCGCTCGCCTTCTCCCCCGACGGCGCCGTACTCGCCGTGGGCGGCCTGCAGCGCACCCTGCGTCTGTGGGACACCGCCGGTCAACGCCTTCTGGGCAGCGACCTGCCCACACCGGGCGACGAGATCGACACCCTCGCCTTCACCCACGACGGCGCCACCTTGTACGCCGGCGGCCCGAACGTGCTGCTCCAGCGCCATCCGGTGGGCCCGGACGACGTCGTCCGCATCCTGTGCGACCGGGCCGGCGGAGGACTCACCCGGGCGCAGTGGCGGACGTACGTCCCTGACGCGTCGTACCGGCAGGTGTGCGGCACTGCACGCTGA
- a CDS encoding sensor histidine kinase encodes MDLLSSVRALGVPTGPDGRRRSLLTAVGIVLLLLATATDLLVAGVDGRSPWPQLVVLPIGLAALLWPAARRPARLTLAVRAAVPAVVSGVVTGAVFLSGREALAGPGEIAILLCLLLLTVRDCPVRWAVVCGVLVGAAVLVLPYRQSFGESSVNPFQMLLPVCVVTGLAGYLRALDHRRRVAVTEIQRAERLAMAADLHDFVAHHVTGILVQTQVAQLLATTDSERLNGILKDVERSATEALASMRRTVGLMREVPEAGSTGFRHPAGDLAALPELVEGFAGPVGPKVVLHRDPSVPDGLPHEVQAAACRVVQEALTNVRRHAADATEVTVGLAHDGRVLEVTVRDDGRGGTRLPQAARGGGFGLVGLTERVTALGGELRTGPRPSRRGWEVTAILPAEKASR; translated from the coding sequence GTGGATCTCCTGAGCAGCGTGCGCGCCCTGGGCGTGCCTACCGGGCCTGACGGCCGTCGGCGGAGCCTTCTGACCGCGGTCGGCATCGTCCTTCTGTTGCTGGCGACAGCCACGGACCTGCTGGTGGCCGGCGTCGACGGCCGTTCGCCATGGCCCCAGCTCGTGGTGCTGCCGATCGGTCTGGCGGCGCTGCTGTGGCCCGCCGCCCGGCGGCCGGCACGGCTCACCCTGGCGGTGCGTGCCGCCGTGCCCGCGGTTGTCTCCGGCGTCGTGACGGGGGCCGTGTTCCTGTCCGGTCGGGAGGCGCTGGCCGGACCTGGTGAAATCGCGATCCTGCTGTGCCTGCTCCTGCTCACGGTGCGGGACTGTCCCGTGCGGTGGGCGGTGGTCTGCGGCGTTCTGGTCGGCGCGGCGGTGCTGGTGCTGCCCTACAGGCAGAGTTTCGGCGAGTCGTCGGTCAACCCGTTCCAAATGCTGTTGCCGGTCTGCGTGGTGACCGGACTCGCCGGGTACCTGCGTGCGCTGGACCACCGCCGCCGGGTGGCGGTCACCGAGATCCAGCGGGCCGAACGCCTCGCCATGGCGGCCGACCTGCACGACTTCGTGGCCCACCATGTCACCGGGATCCTGGTGCAGACCCAGGTGGCCCAGCTCCTCGCCACGACGGACTCCGAGCGCCTGAACGGCATCCTGAAGGACGTCGAACGCTCCGCGACCGAGGCCCTGGCCTCCATGCGCCGCACCGTCGGCCTGATGCGCGAGGTCCCGGAAGCCGGGTCCACCGGCTTCCGGCACCCGGCGGGCGACCTGGCCGCGCTTCCCGAACTGGTGGAGGGGTTCGCTGGACCTGTCGGTCCGAAGGTGGTGCTGCACCGTGATCCATCGGTGCCCGACGGTCTGCCCCATGAGGTGCAGGCGGCTGCCTGCCGAGTCGTGCAGGAGGCACTGACCAACGTACGGCGACACGCCGCGGACGCCACCGAGGTGACGGTCGGCCTGGCCCACGACGGCCGTGTGCTGGAGGTGACGGTGCGCGACGACGGTCGCGGTGGCACCCGGCTGCCGCAGGCCGCGCGGGGCGGCGGCTTCGGCCTGGTCGGGCTGACCGAACGCGTCACCGCGCTCGGCGGCGAACTGCGCACGGGCCCCCGTCCCTCGCGCCGGGGCTGGGAGGTCACCGCGATCCTGCCGGCGGAGAAGGCATCGAGATGA
- a CDS encoding NPP1 family protein yields the protein MSHAVKRGRTTRGRIGRTLLVALSATALSAGLQGSAFAAVLTPLAPNATAFQKKYMPDFDYDKDGCFPAAAIDANGTLNGGLKNSGSITGGCRTDHLGKANTYSQSLCRNGWCAYVYGLYFEKDQTLNGADAFGHRHDWESVVVFQKQGEERPRYLAASRHGGYSTHPINEVPMDGNRVEIVYHKDGASTHAFRFAKWGEVPHAWGNGGWDRPGLVTLDLMRSDLRTKLSDARWGDANFPLAGNLVSNINKARPSAVPAF from the coding sequence ATGTCCCACGCAGTGAAGCGCGGCAGGACGACGCGCGGCCGTATCGGCAGGACCCTGCTCGTCGCGCTCAGCGCCACCGCGTTGAGCGCCGGCCTGCAGGGCAGCGCCTTCGCGGCCGTGCTGACCCCGCTGGCCCCGAACGCCACCGCTTTCCAGAAGAAGTACATGCCGGACTTCGACTACGACAAGGACGGCTGTTTCCCCGCGGCGGCCATCGACGCGAACGGAACCCTCAACGGCGGTCTCAAGAACAGCGGGTCGATCACCGGCGGCTGCCGGACCGACCACCTCGGCAAGGCGAACACGTACTCGCAGTCCCTGTGCAGGAACGGCTGGTGCGCCTACGTCTACGGGCTCTACTTCGAGAAGGACCAGACACTGAACGGTGCCGACGCCTTCGGTCACCGCCACGACTGGGAGTCCGTCGTCGTCTTCCAGAAGCAGGGCGAGGAACGCCCCCGCTACCTGGCCGCCTCCCGCCACGGCGGTTACAGCACCCACCCGATCAACGAGGTGCCGATGGACGGCAACCGCGTCGAGATCGTGTACCACAAGGACGGCGCGAGCACCCACGCCTTCCGTTTCGCCAAGTGGGGCGAGGTACCGCACGCCTGGGGCAACGGCGGCTGGGACAGGCCGGGCCTGGTCACCCTGGACCTGATGAGGAGCGACCTGCGGACCAAACTGTCCGACGCCCGCTGGGGCGACGCCAACTTCCCGCTGGCCGGCAACCTCGTCAGCAACATCAACAAGGCGAGGCCCTCAGCGGTCCCCGCGTTCTGA
- a CDS encoding Lrp/AsnC family transcriptional regulator, with protein MIDDLDKKILHALQCAPRLPFRRIGEVTGVSEQTAARRYHALRRSGVMRVVGLVNPAVYGNAHWVARIRSRPDRVGPLADSLAKRPDIAYANLSSGGSEIICTVRSPVEAPRDDILLRQLPRSASVLDVSIDLMLHAFGDTSTSEWTGYGAGLTPDQVRQLTADRSPVPAGPLRPPTDEDTPLLNALAEDGRTTHTHLAELTGWSNARVARRLENLEASGTIVYDVELLPERLGHTLNATLWLRVAPARLEQAGEQLARHAEVAFAGAISGHHNLMASVICRDAEDFYRYLTTQVAAIDGIDAYEVSIRVRRLKQAASLIFQGRLVHTSPT; from the coding sequence ATGATCGACGACCTGGACAAGAAAATCCTCCACGCGCTCCAGTGCGCGCCTCGGCTCCCGTTCCGGCGCATCGGCGAGGTGACGGGCGTGTCGGAGCAGACGGCCGCCCGCCGCTACCACGCGCTGCGCCGCAGCGGGGTGATGCGGGTGGTCGGCCTGGTCAACCCGGCGGTGTACGGGAATGCCCATTGGGTGGCCCGCATCCGCTCCCGCCCCGACAGGGTCGGCCCCCTGGCTGACTCCCTGGCCAAGCGGCCGGACATCGCCTACGCCAACCTCTCCTCGGGTGGCTCGGAGATCATCTGCACGGTCCGCTCCCCCGTCGAGGCCCCCCGCGACGACATCCTCCTGCGTCAACTGCCCCGCTCCGCCTCCGTCCTCGACGTGAGCATCGATCTCATGCTGCACGCCTTCGGCGACACCAGCACCAGTGAATGGACCGGCTACGGCGCAGGCCTCACCCCCGACCAGGTACGGCAGCTCACCGCCGACCGCTCTCCCGTCCCCGCCGGGCCACTCCGGCCCCCCACGGACGAGGACACCCCCCTGCTGAACGCCCTCGCCGAGGACGGCCGCACCACCCACACCCACCTCGCCGAGCTCACCGGCTGGTCCAACGCCCGTGTCGCCCGCCGACTGGAGAACCTGGAGGCATCGGGCACGATCGTCTACGACGTCGAACTGCTCCCCGAGCGCCTCGGCCACACCCTCAACGCCACCCTCTGGCTGCGCGTCGCCCCCGCCCGGCTCGAACAGGCCGGGGAGCAACTCGCCCGGCACGCCGAGGTCGCGTTCGCCGGGGCCATCAGCGGCCACCACAACCTGATGGCCAGCGTCATCTGCCGCGACGCCGAGGACTTCTACCGCTACCTCACCACCCAGGTCGCCGCCATCGACGGCATCGACGCCTACGAGGTCAGCATTCGCGTCCGGCGTCTCAAGCAGGCCGCCTCACTCATCTTCCAGGGCCGCCTCGTCCACACGTCGCCCACGTAG